Proteins encoded within one genomic window of Mya arenaria isolate MELC-2E11 chromosome 13, ASM2691426v1:
- the LOC128215358 gene encoding mucin-1-like — protein MARHQTTAPPLKGAVRNRRRPFMARNQTTVPPLQGAVRNRRRPFMARHQITAPPVQGAVQNHRRPLMARNQTTALPRKGAYKTVDARYSATPNHRPSPAGCGTKPSTPVIARHQTTAAPLQVAVQNRRRLLMARHQTTAAPLQGVVPNRRRPIMARHQTTAAPVQGAVQNRRRPLMVRHQTTDPPVQGAVQNRRRPFMARHQTTAAPLQVAVQNRRRPLMARHQNTAAPLQGAVQNGRRPFMARHQTTAAPLQGAVQNRRRPLMARHQTTAAPLQGCGTKPLTPVHGATPNHRRSPAGCGAKPSTSADGETPNHRPSSAGCGTKPSTPVNGETPNHRRSPAGCGTKPSTPVNGKTPNHCRSPAGCGTKLSTPVHGATPNHRPSPAGCGTKPSTPVNGETPKHSRSPAGCGIKPSTPVHGATTNHRRSPAGCSTKPSTPVNGATPNHRPSPAGCSTKPSTPVHGAASNHHLSPAGCGTKPSTPVHGETPNHRPSPAGCDTKLSTPVHGATPNYHPSRAGCGTKPLTPDHGETPNHRI, from the exons ATGGCGCGACACCAAACCACCGCCCCTCCCCTGAAGGGTGCGGTACGAAATCGTCGACGCCCGTTCATGGCGCGAAACCAAACCACCGTCCCTCCCCTGCAGGGTGCGGTACGAAACCGTCGACGCCCGTTCATGGCGCGACACCAAATCACCGCCCCTCCCGTGCAGGGTGCGGTACAAAACCATCGACGCCCGTTAATGGCGCGAAACCAAACCACCGCCCTTCCTCGGAAGGGTGCGTACAAAACCGTCGATGCCCGTTATAGCGCGACACCAAACCACCGCCCCTCCCCTGCAGGTTGCGGTACAAAACCGTCGACGCCCGTTATAGCGCGACACCAAACCACCGCCGCTCCCCTGCAGGTTGCGGTACAAAACCGTCGACGCCTGCTGATGGCGCGACACCAAACCACCGCCGCTCCCCTGCAGGGTGTGGTACCAAACCGTCGACGCCCGATCATGGCGCGACACCAAACAACCGCCGCTCCCGTGCAGGGTGCGGTACAAAACCGTCGACGCCCGTTAATGGTGCGACACCAAACCACCGACCCTCCCGTGCAGGGTGCGGTACAAAACCGTCGACGCCCGTTCATGGCGCGACACCAAACCACCGCCGCTCCCCTGCAGGTTGCGGTACAAAACCGTCGACGCCCGTTAATGGCGAGACACCAAAACACAGCCGCTCCCCTGCAGGGTGCGGTACAAAACGGTCGACGCCCGTTCATGGCGCGACACCAAACCACCGCCGCTCCTCTGCAGGGTGCAGTACAAAACCGTCGACGACCGTTAATGGCGAGACACCAAACCACTGCCGCTCCCCTGCAGG GGTGCGGTACAAAACCGTTGACGCCCGTTCATGGTGCGACACCAAACCACCGCCGCTCCCCTGCAGGGTGCGGTGCAAAACCGTCGACGTCTGCTGATGGCGAGACACCAAACCACCGCCCCTCCAGTGCAGGATGCGGTACAAAACCGTCGACGCCTGTTAATGGCGAGACACCAAACCACCGCCGCTCCCCTGCAGGGTGTGGTACCAAACCGTCGACCCCCGTTAATGGCAAGACACCAAACCACTGCCGCTCCCCTGCAGGGTGCGGTACAAAACTGTCGACGCCCGTTCATGGAGCGACACCAAACCACCGCCCCTCCCCTGCAGGGTGCGGTACAAAACCGTCGACGCCCGTTAATGGCGAGACACCAAAACACAGCCGCTCCCCTGCAGGGTGCGGTATAAAACCGTCGACGCCCGTTCATGGTGCGACAACAAACCACCGCCGCTCCCCTGCAGGGTGCAGTACAAAACCGTCGACGCCCGTTAATGGCGCGACACCAAACCACCGCCCCTCCCCTGCAGGGTGCAGTACAAAACCGTCGACGCCCGTTCATGGCGCGGCATCAAACCACCACCTCTCCCCTGCAGGGTGCGGCACAAAACCGTCGACGCCCGTTCATGGCGAGACACCAAACCACCGCCCCTCCCCTGCAGGGTGTGATACAAAACTGTCGACGCCCGTTCATGGCGCGACACCAAACTACCACCCCTCCCGTGCAGGGTGCGGTACAAAACCGTTGACGCCCGATCATGGTGAGACACCAAACCACCGGATTTGA